In Rattus rattus isolate New Zealand chromosome 9, Rrattus_CSIRO_v1, whole genome shotgun sequence, a genomic segment contains:
- the Vamp2 gene encoding vesicle-associated membrane protein 2 isoform X2 has protein sequence MSATAATVPPAAPAGEGGPPAPPPNLTSNRRLQQTQAQVDEVVDIMRVNVDKVLERDQKLSELDDRADALQAGASQFETSAAKLKRKYWWKNLKMMIILGVICAIILIIIIVYFST, from the exons AT GTCGGCTACCGCTGCCACCGTCCCGCCTGCCGCCCCGGCCGGCGAGGGTGGCCCCCCTGCACCTCCTCCAAATCTTACCAGTAACAGGAGACTGCAGCAGACCCAGGCCCAGGTGGatgag GTGGTGGACATCATGAGGGTGAATGTGGACAAGGTCCTGGAGCGGGACCAGAAGCTATCGGAACTGGATGATCGCGCAGATGCCCTCCAGGCAGGGGCCTCCCAGTTTGAAACAAGTGCAGCCAAGCTCAAGCGCAAATACTGGTGGAAAAACCTCAAG ATGATGATCATCTTGGGAGTGATTTGcgccatcatcctcatcatcatcatcg TTTACTTCAGCACTTAA
- the Vamp2 gene encoding vesicle-associated membrane protein 2 isoform X1 — MSATAATVPPAAPAGEGGPPAPPPNLTSNRRLQQTQAQVDEVVDIMRVNVDKVLERDQKLSELDDRADALQAGASQFETSAAKLKRKYWWKNLKMMIILGVICAIILIIIIGEWGRSGQGPFPGEVEGFPVESGL, encoded by the exons AT GTCGGCTACCGCTGCCACCGTCCCGCCTGCCGCCCCGGCCGGCGAGGGTGGCCCCCCTGCACCTCCTCCAAATCTTACCAGTAACAGGAGACTGCAGCAGACCCAGGCCCAGGTGGatgag GTGGTGGACATCATGAGGGTGAATGTGGACAAGGTCCTGGAGCGGGACCAGAAGCTATCGGAACTGGATGATCGCGCAGATGCCCTCCAGGCAGGGGCCTCCCAGTTTGAAACAAGTGCAGCCAAGCTCAAGCGCAAATACTGGTGGAAAAACCTCAAG ATGATGATCATCTTGGGAGTGATTTGcgccatcatcctcatcatcatcatcggtgAGTGGGGCAGGAGTGGCCAGGGCCCTTTCCCTGGAGAAGTAGAGGGTTTCCCTGTGGAGTCGGGGCTTTGA